The Amblyraja radiata isolate CabotCenter1 chromosome 31, sAmbRad1.1.pri, whole genome shotgun sequence genome contains a region encoding:
- the LOC116990424 gene encoding uncharacterized protein LOC116990424: MPSPGLSARSCLRLSLLLLFLGTDAPDLDPQDPYQNECNYRKIFCHEKANCRLDEVTQLFYCQCLPGYTGDGINNCQEPLGLISVSDLKSCSSTELQTCLITKPVGGNVTFSVSASGYELEHIAWFKFYASQGPIFHSYRRRLTPPAELLPGILLKNHNLALELVNISEDDFYPNKFWVEFEAEISKRVDSSIEAYDDLPFELLNPSRVRYYFILDSPSIDIGQYLTGDMVRMHISPYFAISDTAFVRWSQESSKLSQFKANVSVLAEGAEGITINGIRDDEFGNVRTVVYDFTEQVPGKVMIAQRLFNIRKDITKTCVGSIRSIHSCKCNKGFEGNGVHCMDINECSGNLSSNCLPGATCINIYGSYKCQCEKGFDGDGITSCIDKDECVTEQTACSPSAFCINTLGSFQCVCQSGHIGDGVHCVATSIWTPWSPWSVCTASCGLQNKMRIRMCTHPESGMRCEGPSAELVECGMLRPCPVNGKWSDWSPWSPCTSSCSGIKKRVRVCDNPTPSNGGLLCTGSFEQAMPCESPDCPVTGFWAPWTPWSPCPVSCGIAFMKRSRFCNAVFSKKATTYCQGHNQEERSCGFPVDYCKYLTQPTDSVLTGKWT; the protein is encoded by the exons ATCCGTACCAGAATGAATGCAATTACAGGAAGATTTTTTGCCACGAGAAAGCGAATTGTAGGCTGGACGAGGTGACCCAGCTATTTTACTGTCAATGTCTGCCTGGATATACTGGTGATGGAATTAACAACTGCCAGG AACCTTTGGGGCTGATCTCGGTGTCTGATCTGAAAAGCTGCAGCAGCACAGAACTCCAAACCTGCCTGATAACAAAACCCGTTGGAGGAAATGTCACCTTCAGTGTCTCTGCCTCCGGTTACGAACTGGAGCACATTGCTTGGTTTAAATTTTATGCTTCTCAAGGACCAATTTTTCACAG TTATAGGAGAAGGCTAACTCCGCCTGCTGAGCTTCTTCCTGGGATTCTTCTCAAGAACCACAACCTAGCCCTGGAACTGGTCAATATCAGTGAGGATGATTTCTACCCCAACAAGTTTTGGGTCGAATTTGAAGCTGAGATTTCCAAACGGGTGGACAGTTCCATAGAGGCGTATGATGACCTCCCTTTTGAGTTACTAAATCCATCACGGGTCCGCTACTACTTCATTCTGGACAGCCCTTCAATTG ATATTGGACAGTATTTAACAGGAGATATGGTCCGAATGCATATTTCACCCTACTTTGCGATATCGGATACAGCATTTGTTCGCTGGTCACAGGAGTCGTCTAAACTTTCACAGTTTAAAGCGAATGTCAGTGTTTTAGCTGAAGGTGCGGAGGGCATTACAATCAATGGGATCAG GGACGATGAATTTGGCAATGTCCGTACAGTTGTTTATGACTTTACAGAGCAAGTCCCCGGGAAGGTTATGATAGCGCAAAGGCTGTTTAATATCAGAAAAG ACATAACGAAGACGTGTGTGGGGAGCATTAGAAGCATCCACAGCTGTAAATGTAACAAGGGCTTTGAAGGAAATGGTGTTCACTGCATGG ATATTAATGAATGCTCAGGAAACCTGAGCTCCAACTGCCTCCCGGGCGCTACATGCATTAACATCTACGGCTCGTACAAGTGTCAGTGTGAGAAGGGATTCGATGGAGACGGCATAACTTCCTGCATCG ACAAAGATGAGTGTGTCACGGAGCAAACCGCCTGCAGCCCCAGCGCCTTCTGCATCAACACCCTGGGCTCCTTCCAGTGCGTTTGCCAGTCTGGACATATCGGTGATGGAGTTCACTGCGTGG CCACCAGCATCTGGACACCCTGGTCCCCGTGGTCAGTCTGCACGGCATCCTGCGGGTTGCAGAACAAAATGCGGATTCGTATGTGCACGCACCCGGAGAGTGGAATGCGCTGCGAGGGACCCTCGGCTGAGCTGGTGGAATGCGGGATGCTCCGCCCGTGCCCAG TGAACGGGAAGTGGTCGGACTGGTCTCCGTGGTCCCCCTGCACGTCCTCCTGCTCCGGCATCAAGAAACGGGTCCGCGTCTGTGACAACCCCACTCCCAGCAACGGTGGCCTCCTCTGCACTGGTTCCTTCGAGCAGGCCATGCCCTGTGAAAGCCCGGACTGCCCAG TCACTGGGTTCTGGGCACCGTGGACACCGTGGAGCCCTTGCCCGGTCAGCTGTGGCATTGCATTCATGAAACGTTCACGGTTCTGCAACGCCGTGTTTTCCAAGAAAGCTACGACTTATTGCCAGGGGCATAATCAAGAGGAAAGGTCGTGCGGCTTTCCG GTTGATTACTGCAAATATCTGACCCAACCTACAGACTCTGTCTTAACAGGAAAATGGACGTAA